DNA from Salinibacterium sp. dk2585:
TCGGACGAGAGACCTCGTCGCCGAGGTCAAGCGCGCCGACATCGTCGTGGCCGCCGTTGGCGTGGCGCACCTCATCCGCCCGGAGTGGATCACGCCGGGCGCGGCGGTGCTCGACGTGGGCATCACCCGCGTCGAGAATGTGGCGACGGGCAAGGCCCAGCTCCTTGGCGATGTCGACCCCGGCGTGGCTGAGGTCGCGGGGTTCCTCTCGCCCAACCCGCGCGGGGTCGGGCCCATGACGCGCGCCATGCTCCTGAAGAACGTGGTCGACGCGGCGGAGCGCAACCTCCGCTGACGACCGCGGCGTCCCGACGCGTACTGCGTCCCGCCCGGCTCGACCGCGGCATCCGGGCCGGCGCGCTCGCTTTTCGGCGAGGCGCTCGCGTCGCTGCATGAGCATCCTGCCGAAAGCTGAGCGTCGCGGCTGGGAACCCGCTCTGAGACCGTGAGCTTGGCGCCGCACAGGCTTACCGTGGCGTCATGGCTGACAGGGACAACGAAGACGACATCACGAGTGGCAAGCGCGGCGGAAGCCACGCGGACTCGCCGAACTCCGCACCGCGGGACGTGGCACACAGTGAGGCACCGATCGACCAGATGGCCGACCAGCCGCAGGCCGGCAGCGAGCAGAACCCGCCACTCGCGGACTCGGGCCCGACCGACGGCGAGCACGGCACCGACAACGACCCTGAGTTGAACGAGGACTAGCCGGGCAAGCGCCGGATCTTCCCATAGGCGCCCTTCTAGACTGTGGGGATGCCCTCGACTCCTCTCGCGCGCGCCCTCGCCGCCCTGTTCAATGTGGTGCGGGGTGCCCTCATCGGCATCGCAGAGATCATCCCTGGTGTCAGCGGTGGCACGATCGCGCTCATCATCGGCGTCTACCGCGCGCTCATCGATTCCGCCGGCCACCTCGTGCGCGGTGTCGTCGCCGCGGTCGCCGACGGCGTACGCCGCCGCGGGCAGTCACGAAGCCGTGAGCACCTCTCCCAGGTGCAGTGGGGCGTCGTGCTGCCGGTCGCGGTCGGGATGTTCACCGCCGTCTTCCTGGGCGCCAAACTGCTCGCACCGCTCATCGAGGAGCACCCCGAACTCGCCCGTGCACTCTTCGCGGGACTCATCGCCACCTCGCTCATCGTGCCCATCCGCATGGTCGGGGGCCGATGGCGCGCTGTCGAATGGCTCGGAGCTGCGATCGCGGCGGGCATCGCATTCGCCTTCGCCTCCATCCCGGCCGCTGCCCCCACGGACCCGCCCCTCATCCTTGTGGCCCTCGCCGCCGCGGTCGCGGTGTGCGCCCTCGTGCTGCCTGGCGTCTCCGGTTCCTTCCTGCTGCTCGTGGTCGGCATGTACGCGCCGACTCTCGACGCCGTCAATGACCGCGACTTCGCCTACCTGGGCACCTTCGTGCTGGGCGCCATCGTCGGCCTCTCCCTCTTCGTGAGCGGCTTGCAGTGGCTGCTCGACCACAGGCGGCGCATCACCCTCGCCGTCATGACGGGGCTCATGGTCGGCTCGCTCCGCGCGCTCTGGCCGTGGCAGACGGAGGAGGGCGAGGTGCTGCCGCCCGGCGATGTGCCCGCGGCCCTCGTGGCGTTCGTGGTCGGTGTCGCGATCGTCGCCGTGCTCCTCCTTGTCGAGTCCAGGCTCGTGCGTCGCCGCACGATGGAGGGCACGGATGCGCTGCACCCCGAGACGGGCGAGATCAAGACACAGGACCTGCGCTGATGTGACACAGACAGCCGATGTGAGGCAGACAGCAGAGGGCCCCGACGGCATCACCGTCGGGGCCCTCTCTTGTCTGTTGCCTAGACGGCTGCCGGGGCACCAGCCTGCTGCGCGTAGTGCGCCGCCAGTTCACGCTTGAGCACCTTGCCGCTCGGCCCCAGCGGGAGCTCGTCGACGAAGTAGATCTTGCGCGGGAACTTGTAGGCCGCCATGTGCTCGGTCGCGAAGGTGGTCACGTCCTCCGCCGTCAGCGAGGAGCCGGGAGTGCGGATGATCGCTGCCGCGACCTCCTGGCCGTGCCGGTCGTCCTTGACGCCGAAGACCGCGACCTGGGCAACCCCCTCGAGCCGGGAGAGCACCTGCTCGACCTCGGTGGGGTAGACGTTGTAGCCGTTGCGCACGATCATGTCTTTCTTGCGGTCCACGATCGTGATGCGGTCATCTTCACCCTTGGTGCCGAGGTCTCCCGTGCGGAACCATCCGTCGATCACGGCCTCGGCGTCTGCTTCGGGCCGGCCGAGGTATCCCTTGAAGAGGGCGTGGCCGCGCACGACGATCTCGCCGAGCTCGCCGGGCGCCAGGAACTCGATGCGATCGTCGATGTCCGCATCAGCGATCTCGACGTCGACGCCCCAGATCGCGCGTCCAACGGTGCCCGCGATGGGCTCGTCACGCTGGTGGTTGGTCGACACGACCGGCGAGGTCTCCGTCAGTCCGTAGCCCTCGTGCACTCGGGCCCCGAAGACCTCGGTGAACTTCTCGAGGATCGCGACGGGCAACGAAGCGCCACCAGAGATGCCATACTCCAGCGGCGGGCGCTCGGGGTTGCGGGATGCGGCCTCAAGCAGCCCGATGAACATGGTCGGCACGGCCACGAAGGAGGTGGCGCCGTGCTTGACCATGAGGGCGAGCGCCTCATCCGCGTCGAACTTCGGCAGCAGGATGATGGATGCCCCGCGACGGAACGCCGTGTTGAGCACCGCGGTCTGCCCGTAGGTGTGGAACAGCGGTAGACCACCGAAGAGCACGTTGTCCTGTCGCACGTCGAACACGTCGATGAGGGTCACGTGGACCTGCTCGACGAGCGACATGTGGCAACCGACAGCACCCTTCGGTCGGCCCGTCGTTCCGCTCGTGTAGAGGATCGTGGCCGGGTCGAGCGGGTTGGTTGACTCGTAGCGCTGGAGCGGCGTTGCCACCTTCGCCTCGTCTTCGAGTCGGGGCACGGGCACCTGCTCGACCATCTCGTCGGGCAGGAGCACGCTGATGGTCGGAACGCCGGCCATCGCCGCGCCCTTCCCACCCTCGGCGAGCATGGGTGCCGCCGCGACGAGGAGGGTCGAACCGCTGTCGCGCAGCACGTACTCGATCTCCTCCGCCTTGAGCAGCAGGTGGATCGGCACGACAACGGCGCCGAGCGACAGCACCGCGTAGTACACGCGGGCGAAGTCGGGCACATTTGGCACGAGCATGGCGACGCGGTCGCCGCGCTTCACGCCACGGGCGCGCAGGGCTCCAGCGTAGGCGAGCGTCTGCTGCCAGAGGTCGCCGTACTTGATCTTGTGATCACCGATGATGAGCGCCGTGCGCTCGGGGAACCGCTGCGCCGTGTCGGAGAGGATCGCGGCGACCGACAGGGTGCCGAAGCCGGGCGCAGTGAGGGCCGACGTGTCAGACCCTGTGGGGTTGTTACTGGTCATCTTTGACCTCCTGTGGTCGGGTTGGTGGAGCTGTGGATCAGGCGGGCTGCGCCAGAACGTGGAGGGCGATGGTCTCAGCGATGGCGGCCGGCTTCTCGACCCCCTCGATCTCGACGGTCACTGACGAAGTGATACGTGCGCCCTGCGGTACCCGCTCGACACCGGCGATGACCGAGCGCGTGCGGATACGACTGCCCACCGCCACGGGGTTGATGAAGCGCACCTTGTTCATGCCGTAGTTGACGCCCATGAGGGTGTTCTTGATGCTCACCGCGCCGTCGGCGAGGTAGGGCAGCAATGAGAGGGTCAGGAAGCCGTGTGCGATGGGGGCCCCGAAGGGGCCAGCCTTGGCACGCTCCGGGTCCACGTGGATCCACTGGTGGTCCTCGGTCGCGTCGGCGAAGGTGTTGACCCTCTCCTGCGTGATCTCGAACCAGTCGCTCACGAACTCGTCCTTGCCGACCGCGGCCTCGACCGCGGCGATGTCTGCGTATTCAGTCATGGTTCAGCCCTTCGGTCCACCGGCGACGTACAGCACCTGGCCGGAGACGAACGACGCCTCCTCGCTCGCGAAGAACGATGCTGCGGCCGCGATGTCCTCGGGCTTTCCGCTGCGGCCAACCGGGATCTCCGAGACGGCGTGCGCGATGAAGTCCTCGAA
Protein-coding regions in this window:
- a CDS encoding DUF368 domain-containing protein, with product MPSTPLARALAALFNVVRGALIGIAEIIPGVSGGTIALIIGVYRALIDSAGHLVRGVVAAVADGVRRRGQSRSREHLSQVQWGVVLPVAVGMFTAVFLGAKLLAPLIEEHPELARALFAGLIATSLIVPIRMVGGRWRAVEWLGAAIAAGIAFAFASIPAAAPTDPPLILVALAAAVAVCALVLPGVSGSFLLLVVGMYAPTLDAVNDRDFAYLGTFVLGAIVGLSLFVSGLQWLLDHRRRITLAVMTGLMVGSLRALWPWQTEEGEVLPPGDVPAALVAFVVGVAIVAVLLLVESRLVRRRTMEGTDALHPETGEIKTQDLR
- a CDS encoding AMP-binding protein, whose translation is MTSNNPTGSDTSALTAPGFGTLSVAAILSDTAQRFPERTALIIGDHKIKYGDLWQQTLAYAGALRARGVKRGDRVAMLVPNVPDFARVYYAVLSLGAVVVPIHLLLKAEEIEYVLRDSGSTLLVAAAPMLAEGGKGAAMAGVPTISVLLPDEMVEQVPVPRLEDEAKVATPLQRYESTNPLDPATILYTSGTTGRPKGAVGCHMSLVEQVHVTLIDVFDVRQDNVLFGGLPLFHTYGQTAVLNTAFRRGASIILLPKFDADEALALMVKHGATSFVAVPTMFIGLLEAASRNPERPPLEYGISGGASLPVAILEKFTEVFGARVHEGYGLTETSPVVSTNHQRDEPIAGTVGRAIWGVDVEIADADIDDRIEFLAPGELGEIVVRGHALFKGYLGRPEADAEAVIDGWFRTGDLGTKGEDDRITIVDRKKDMIVRNGYNVYPTEVEQVLSRLEGVAQVAVFGVKDDRHGQEVAAAIIRTPGSSLTAEDVTTFATEHMAAYKFPRKIYFVDELPLGPSGKVLKRELAAHYAQQAGAPAAV
- a CDS encoding MaoC family dehydratase, producing MTEYADIAAVEAAVGKDEFVSDWFEITQERVNTFADATEDHQWIHVDPERAKAGPFGAPIAHGFLTLSLLPYLADGAVSIKNTLMGVNYGMNKVRFINPVAVGSRIRTRSVIAGVERVPQGARITSSVTVEIEGVEKPAAIAETIALHVLAQPA